The following coding sequences are from one Corticium candelabrum chromosome 20, ooCorCand1.1, whole genome shotgun sequence window:
- the LOC134195806 gene encoding uncharacterized protein LOC134195806, protein MGPDMFNVQSNIHTYRERGTSPGGSQLRAQHLLEAVAGSVVPVTQICLDQLTRLMSFIVSGKLNASISPWLVGAPLTALRKKTGGYRPIAVGEVIRCLASRLCCAAAKSGLPDLLLPYGQVGVGTKGGLEAAIHTLRTVFKEEGHEDDLCCFKVDMQNAFNECDRSSFLELVKEDLPDLFPYVQWCYTTTGELRFGQHRILSTTGVQQGDPLGPLLFSLVVLQLLDTIGSIDGLFLHVWYLDDGTFVGTRDAVFFVLEFID, encoded by the coding sequence ATGGGACCAGACATGTTCAATGTACAGTccaatatacatacatatagagagagaggcaCAAGTCCAGGAGGATCCCAACTTCGAGCTCAGCATTTACTTGAGGCAGTTGCAGGTTCTGTTGTTCCAGTTACGCAGATTTGTTTGGATCAGCTCACTAGATTAATGTCATTTATTGTTTCTGGAAAGTTGAATGCTAGCATATCTCCGTGGCTGGTAGGAGCTCCCCTGACCGCCCTCCGCAAGAAAACGGGAGGTTACCGGCCAATAGCAGTGGGGGAAGTTATCCGTTGTTTAGCTAGCAGGCTTTGTTGTGCGGCTGCAAAATCTGGTCTTCCAGATTTATTGCTACCATATGGTCAAGTGGGTGTCGGAACCAAGGGAGGATTGGAAGCTGCAATTCATACATTGCGTACTGTCTTCAAGGAGGAAGGTCACGAAGATGATCTatgctgtttcaaagtagaCATGCAAAATGCATTTAATGAATGTGACCGTTCATCGTTTTTGGAACTTGTCAAGGAAGACTTGCCTGATTTATTTCCCTATGTGCAGTGGTGTTACACAACTACAGGAGAATTAAGATTTGGTCAACATCGTATTTTGTCAACAACTGGAGTGCAGCAAGGTGACCCTCTGGGTCCTCTGCTTTTCTCACTTGTAGTCCTTCAATTGTTGGATACCATTGGTTCAATCGATGGACTTTTCCTTCACGTTTGGTATCTTGATGACGGTACCTTTGTTGGGACCAGAGACGCTGTGTTCTTCGTTCTTGAATTCATTGATTAA